The genome window GCGCAACGAGGCCACCTGCTGGTCGATGACGCGCTTGTCGTGCTCGGTGACGAAGTACGAGGTCACGTAGGACTCGCCGCGCGCGGACAGCACGAGGTCGGCCTTGCTCCGCACCCGCCGACCGCTGGACATCAGGGCCTTCAGGAGGCCGAACTCTTCGGGGGAGAGGGAGACGCCGGCGCCGTCCACAGTGACCTGGCCGCTCGCCGTGTGCAGCAGCAGTCCCCTGTGTGAGTAGAGACCCTGGTCGGTAGCCAAGGGATGACCGGCTGCCGGCGCTACCGCAGGGGTGTAGGGCATCGGTTCCGGCGAGGGCGACTCCGTCCAGGCCGGCACCGTCTGATGCACCTCGGGTGCGGGCTGAGGCGCTGGGTAAGGCGCGGGCTGGGGTGCAGGGTGGGCGACCGGCTGCCAGCCGGGCTCAGCCACGGGTGGGACCGCCGGTGGTGGCTGGACGGGCTCAGGGTGCGGCTGCTGAAGCGCTGTCTCTCGCCGCCAGAGCCCGTCATCGACCGGCTCCGGCACGTCTTCCCGTGAAACGCCGCGGGAGCGGCGAAGCAGGCTGCTGATTCGCGCTCGCAGCTCGCGGGGCCGGAAGGGCTTCGAGATGTACTCGTCCGCACCGGCGTTGAGGCCGGAGACCACATCGATCTCATCGTCCTGCGCGGTGATCATGATGATGTAGGTGTCGCTGAACTCGCGGATCGCTGCAGCTGCTGCGACCCCGTCCATGCCTGGCATCGAGACATCGAGCGTGGTGAGAACGGGGTTGTGGTACTTGACCGCAGCGACACCGTCCTCGCCGTTCGAGGTCAAGACGGGCTCGAAGCCACTCTGCGTGAGGACGGTGCGAAGGAGGTTGCGAACGTCGGGGTCGTCCTCGACGATCACGGCGATTTTCCGTCCGGTCTCCATAGGGCTGAAGCCTAGCCGGACCATCCTGCTGCCCGAGCGAGCGCCACGGCTCGTGCGGGCCAGAAAGTGCCGGCGGCTGGTCCGCCGTTGCACGTACCGTCGCTCTCGCCGGGGGGCTTGATCCATAGGTGGGCGTCGAGCCCGGTGCCGTCCTGGACTGCCGCAGGCGACTCGCCCAGGGCCTGATCGGCGGGGTTACACCAGTCGCCACCCGTGGCACCGTGACCGTTGCGACTGGAGTCGATCACGTAGTGGGCGCCGGGCAGCGCAGTCCGAAGTGTCTCTGCATAGGCGCGCTCGCCCGCGTCGCCGTCATAACCCGAGACGTTGACGGAGAAGCCACGCGTCCGTTCGATGCCGATGGTGGAAAGCATCTGGGCCATCTGCTCGGCCGGAACCCAGTCGGCATGCCCGGCGTCGACATAGATCGTCGCTGCGCTCGACAGGGCACCGATGGCACCATCGAGCAGTTCTTCACGCTGTTCGACGAGGTTGCACGCCAGCGCCGAGGCGAGGGCGTCGGGTTCCAGGATGACAACCGGGTCGCCGGAGAGCGCGCCGCCGATCGCCTGAACCCATGCGGAGTATCCCGACGGATCGAGCCCGCCGGAGGAATGTCCGCCTGAACAGTCCCGCGCCGGAATCCCGTAGATCACGAAGACCGGTAGCTGCGTGCCCGCCGCGGCGATGACCGACCGTACGAACGTCGCGACCTCGTCGGTGGGATGCTCCTCCGGTGTCAACCAGATCGCCGTGGGTGTCAGGGCGATGCGTTGCACCAGCGCCTGTTCTTCGCCGGTCAGGGCTGATGCCGCCGCCCCGGCCTTCTGTTCCGGCCACACGTAGAGCGGTCGCGACGCGAACGGATTGTCGCCGGAGGAGGGCGTGACCGTGACCATCGGAGGCAAGGAGGTGGATTCTGTCTGGGTGGCCGAGGGGGGCACCTTCTCGGATGCCCCGCACGCCGCGAGGAGCAGTGCTGCCGATGCTGCCACGACCAATGGGCTCAGCGCGCGCATAGTTCTCCCACGGGGCCATAGTACGGAAGACGCCGTTGAGCGGGCCTGCCACACGTAGAGTGACGCCCATGGGATGGAGGAGGCCTGCCTGCTGCGCGGTCGCGATTCTCGCGCTGGCGTTCGGGCTGTTTCCTCGCTTGCCCCAGCCTGCAGCGCAGGCAGCAACCAGCTCCACCGTCTTCGGGGTCGTGACGACACACACGCACGTTCCCGTGCGGGTCAGCGTCGCCCTCTTCACCGTCGACTGGACGTATCTCGGAACGCGCATGTCCACGCGGGGCGGGGTCTTCCGCTTCAACCATCTTCCCGCAGGCACCTATCGCCTCCAGGCGACCGACGTCCGCCCGGCATGGAACGTGAAGAAGCTGGCACGCACCGATGCAACGGTCGCCGTGGGGAGCGGGGCGGCGGTCGAACGGGACATCGTGATGGGAAAGGGCGCCTTCGTCACCGGGACCGTGCGCGTCGGCAGGGGCCACGGTACGGCGGGCAGGCGCGCCACGATCGCGGTCGCCAGTGAGTACGGCGCGTCGTACACGACCGTCGCAGACAAGCGTGGGCGTTTCGCAGTGGCTGGCCTTCCTGGCGGACAGAGCTACTCGGTCTTCACGTGGGACAAGCGTGCACGCTGGACCGGCCGCAGCATCTGGCTCGGGCGCCTCAAGGCGGGCAAAGGGCGAAACCTCCACGTGAGACTCAAGACAGCGTCCGGCTCCTACGCGGGGATCCTGCGAGTGGGCGGCACACCGGCGAACGGCACGATCTGGGCAACGGTGGTGAGCCGAGCCAACGGCCAGTGGTGGACGGCGCCCATCGTGAACGGCGACCTGTCCCGCTTCCGCGGGCTCTATCCGGGCGCCTATGTGCTCAAGCTTCCGCGGACCAGCCAGATGCCTGCGCAGGATCTTGCGTTGCCCGTCGTGCGCTCCGGGCGGACGACGCTCGCCCGGGTGGACGCGCGTCCCGCGCGCGCTCCTTCCGTGTCGCCCTCAGCATCGCCGTCAGCGTCGCCCTCTGTGTCGCCCTCCGTATCGCCGTCGGCCAGCGCGAGCGCGACGGCGAGTGCAACTGCGGAAGGGTCTCCGATCAGCTGAGTCGGCGCCCGTAGTCGGGCAGGTCGAACTTCCGCTCGTAAAGACCACCGCGGAAGTCGCTCGGGAGATTGCCCACGGACGCGATGATCGTGAACCCCTTGGCGACGATCGCAGTCCGGCAGCGGACCTTGCTGTGCACGAGG of Nocardioides sp. Kera G14 contains these proteins:
- a CDS encoding response regulator transcription factor produces the protein METGRKIAVIVEDDPDVRNLLRTVLTQSGFEPVLTSNGEDGVAAVKYHNPVLTTLDVSMPGMDGVAAAAAIREFSDTYIIMITAQDDEIDVVSGLNAGADEYISKPFRPRELRARISSLLRRSRGVSREDVPEPVDDGLWRRETALQQPHPEPVQPPPAVPPVAEPGWQPVAHPAPQPAPYPAPQPAPEVHQTVPAWTESPSPEPMPYTPAVAPAAGHPLATDQGLYSHRGLLLHTASGQVTVDGAGVSLSPEEFGLLKALMSSGRRVRSKADLVLSARGESYVTSYFVTEHDKRVIDQQVASLRRKLRDEGTPSRWIETVDNVGYRMTP
- a CDS encoding glycoside hydrolase family 6 protein translates to MVTVTPSSGDNPFASRPLYVWPEQKAGAAASALTGEEQALVQRIALTPTAIWLTPEEHPTDEVATFVRSVIAAAGTQLPVFVIYGIPARDCSGGHSSGGLDPSGYSAWVQAIGGALSGDPVVILEPDALASALACNLVEQREELLDGAIGALSSAATIYVDAGHADWVPAEQMAQMLSTIGIERTRGFSVNVSGYDGDAGERAYAETLRTALPGAHYVIDSSRNGHGATGGDWCNPADQALGESPAAVQDGTGLDAHLWIKPPGESDGTCNGGPAAGTFWPARAVALARAAGWSG